The genomic interval GAGCTGAGCCCTGCCGGGACTGACCAGAACGTCGGAACGGAAAGCCCGGCCCCATGCGGGCCGGGTTTCGATTCGGGAACTCGCAGCAGGATAGCTCAATGCGCCGGAATGTGATCGAAACCGTGCTTGGCGGCGTCGTGCTCGCCGTGGCCGCCGTGTTCCTTGCCTTCGCCTACAAAAGTGCGGATCTGCGCAAGGTGCAGGGCTATGACGTCACCGCCAACTTCAACAGCATCACCGGCCTGCAGAGCGGCGCCGACGTGCGCATCAGCGGCGTGAAGGTCGGCACGGTCACCGCGCTGACGCTCGACCCCACCAGCTATCAGGCGGTGGTCCATCTGTCGGTCGACAATTCGGTGAAGCTGCCCAAGGACACCGCAGCGGTGATCGCCTCGGAAAGCCTGCTTGGCGGCAAGTTCCTGTCGCTGGAGCCGGGCGGCGACCCCGACGCCATCAAGCCGAACGGCAAGATCGAGTTCACCCAGAGCACGCCGGGCCTGGAGCAGCTGCTGGGTCAGGTCATCTTCTCGCTGCAGAGCATGAGCAAGTCGGGCGATCAGGCCAACGGCCAGCAGGGACAAGCGCCTGCCCAGCCTCCCAAGCTCTAATCACCCAGTTCCAGCCTCGAACCCAGCCTCGAACCCCGGGCGTGGCCGGAACCGACGGTCACGCTCAAGCGTTCCTTCTCCAGTCCGGATGACGATTTCCACCGGATCACGAAGCAGGAGGAACGCGATGCGTCTGCCCAATCTGGCCGTGTTCGGTCTCGCCCTGGCCACTGCCGCCTGCGGCGCCGACATGGAGGAGAAATCGGCCACCGGCGGACTTGGCGGCGCCGCGGCCGGTGCGGTCGTCGGCGGACCGGTGGGTGCCGTCGTCGGATCTGCCGCGGGTGCCGGCGCCGGTGCGGCGACCCAGAAGATCGAAGAGCGCAACGACACGCAAGTCGGTTCCGGCGCGACCTACAGCGCGCCGGCGTCGCGCAGCACCGTCACACGCTGACTCACGGCATTCACACAACACACCCCGGCGTCCCCCGCCACTGGACGCTGACCCCGCTTCCGGGATAGAAGGCGGAGCGCCCCGGCAAGGGCCCCGCCGACCGGCTGGGCTCTGCCGCCGGGCGCCGTCCGCAATTACGGAAGCGATCCGACGTGACGAGACTTTCGACCATTCTCCGGCCGGCGGCTGGCCTGCTGGGTGCCGCGGCCCTGTTGGCATCCGTCGCCGTCCAGGCCGCCCCGGTGCCGAGCCAGATGATCGAACGGCCGGCGGCCAAGCTGCAGTGGCTGGACAAGGTGACCGCCCGCACCTCCACCTTCACCATGAAGGTCGGAGAGACCAAGGCGATGAGCAGCCTGCGCATCACGCTGCGCGCCTGCCGCGAGAATCCGCCGATCGAGACGCCGGAATCGGCCGCCTTCCTGGAAGTGACCGAGATCAAGCCCGGCGAGCAGGCGGAACAGGTTTTCAGCGGCTGGATGTTCGCCTCCAGCCCCGCCCTGTCGGCGATGGAGAACCCGATCTACGACGTGTGGGTTCTGGGCTGCGAGCAATGAGGGATGGGGAGGTCCGGGCCGATTGCCCCCTCCCCCGCTCTCCCTGACTTAATCCTGCTTACTCGGCCACCGCCGCGATGGGGTTGCCCAGCGCCTTGTCCAGATAATCGTCAACCTGCGTCGCCAGATCGTCGGTGCGGTTGACGAAGAAATGGCTGGCGCCCGGGACGACGCGGTGATCGATGCGGATGTCCTTCTGGTGCGACAGCTTGGTCACCAGCTTAGTGACCGCGGCTTGGGGCACCACCTCGTCCTTGTCGCCATGGATAATAAGGCCCGAGGACGGGCACGGCGCCAGGAACGAGAAGTCGAACAGGTTGGCCGGCGGCGAGACCGAGACGAAGCCGTCGATCTCGGGACGCCGCATCAGAAGCTGCATGCCGATCCAGGCGCCGAACGAGACGCCGCCGATCCAGCACAGCGGAGCGTTGGGGTTGTAGGTCTGCAGCCAGTCGAGCGCGGCCGCCGCGTCGGCCAGTTCGCCCTCCCCCTTGTCATACGTGCCCTGGCTGCGCCCAACGCCGCGGAAATTGAAGCGGAGCGCCGAATAGCCGCGCTTGGTGAAGGACTGGAACAGGGTGAAGACCACCTTGTTGTTCATCGTCCCATTGTGCTGCGGGTGCGGGTGCAACAGCAGCGCGACCGGGGCATTCGGCTGCTTGCCGTGGGTGTAACGGCCTTCCAGGCGACCGGCGGGACCGTTGAAGAGCACTTCAGGCATGGGAACGACGTTCCTGACGCGGACAAAGGGTTGTTGGAACCACCGCGACGACCGGCCGGATTTTCATCCGGCAAACCGCCCCGGCGCACAGGCCGTCCGGCCCGTCACGGATTTTCCCGTCTTGGAGTGGGGTTTTCCGCACACAATTCTTGACCGTTTTGCTTGGTCATCATATATGCGTCGTAACGTCCTCCGGGACAACCCGCCTGACCCGCCCGATCGGCCCCAGCGTTAGCCGGACCGATCGATAAGTCCGGGTCCCTGCCGGCCGGAACCGTCGAGGGTCCGAACCGGAAGGTCCTGAACCGCAAGGGTCCGACAGGCCGAAACCGGGCTCGGGCGGCCGATGAGAGCGGCGGACTATACCACGGCGGGTGATGGCGTGTTCAAGCATCTTCGCGAAGAGATCGATGGGATCATGGCGCGCGACCCCGCCGCGCGATCCCGGCTGGAGGTGGCGCTGTGCTACCCGGGCCTGCACGCGATCGTACTTCACCGCATCGCCCGGCGCGCCCGTGACGCCGGCTGGCACACCACCGCCCGTCTGATCTCGCAGATCGCCCGCTCGCTGACGGGCATTGAAATCCATCCCGGCGCCACGATCGGCCGCCGCTTCTTCATCGACCACGGCATGGGTGTCGTGATCGGCGAGACGGCCGAGATCGGCGACGACGTGATGCTCTATCACGGGGTGACGCTGGGCGGCACCTCGCTCAATCCCGGCAAACGCCACCCGACACTGGGCGATGGCGTCATCGTCGGAGCCGGCGCCAAGATCCTGGGTGCCATCACCATCGGCCGCGGCGCCCGCATCGGCGCCAATGCGGTTGTGGTGGCAGACGTGCCGGCCGACACCGCGGTGGTCGGCATCCCGGCAAAGCCGGTGGTGGCGCGCGACCGCGCCGAAACCCGCAAATTCATGCCCTACGGCACCCCCTGCGGTGACATTCCCGACCCGGTGGCCCGCGCGCTGACCGGCCTGCTCGATCAGGTGACCGCGCTGCAAACCCGTGTCGATGAGTTGGAGGCGGACCGCCCCGCCGCCAGCCTCCCCCGTTCAACACCCGCACCGCTAGAGACGGTGGCCTCCCACGTCGGGATGCACGAAGCGCAAGGAGAATCGCGATGAGACTCAGCACCAAGGGACGCTATGCCGTGATGGCGATGGTCGATCTGGCCGCCACCAGCCAGGGCAGCCCCGTCGCGCTGGCCGACATCGCGGAGCGGCAGGAGATTTCCCTGTCCTATCTGGAACAGCTGTTCGCCAAGCTGCGCAAGGGCGGGCTGGTCAAGAGCGTGCGCGGCCCCGGTGGCGGCTATCTGCTGGCCCATCCGGCCGACGCCACCCGCGTGTCCGACATCATCCTGGCGGTGGACGAGCCGATCCGCACGACCCGCTGCGCCAACGGCACGCCGCAGGGCTGCCGCACCAACCGCTCGCGCTGCCTGACCCACGACCTGTGGGAAGAGCTGGGCAACCAGATCCATATGTATCTCAGCTCGGTCACCGTGGCCGACGTGGTGGAACGGCGGATCATCGGCACCAGCGGACTGAACCTGCTGCGCCCGGCCCCGACCGCCGACAACACCGCCGTCGCCGCCGCCGAGTGAGGCGACCGAGAGATGCCGCGGCGCGAGATCGGCCTTCCATGTTGAGCGTGCCTGAAAAGTGACCACACCGCCCATTGCCCCATTCGTCCCTTCGTTCCGGCGGACCGGCGTCTATCTGGACCACAACGCCACAGCTCCGTTGAAACCGGAGGTCAAGGCGGCGATGGGTCAGGCGATGGACCTGGTCGGCAACCCCTCCTCCGTCCACGCCTTCGGCCGCAGCGCCCGCCGGGCGGTCGAGGAGGCGCGCGCCGCCGTGGCGTCGCTGGTGGGGGTGAAGCCGGCCCAGGTGCTGTTCACCGGCAGCGGGACGGAGGCCAACAACTTCGCGCTCCGCGGCTTTCCCGGCCGCCGCCTGCTGACCTCCGCCATCGAGCATGAGTCGGTGCTGGCCGCCCGGCCTGACGCGGACCGCTTCGGCGTCAGCCGCGACGGCGTTGCCGACCTGGACGATCTGGAGCGCCGGCTTGCCGGTTCGGACGCGCCTCCATTGGTCTCGCTGATGCTGGTGAACAACGAGACCGGGGTGATCCAGCCGGTTGCCGACGCCGCCCGCATCGCCCGTGCCCATGCCGCCCTGCTCCATTGCGACGCGGTGCAGGCGGCCGGACGGCTGCCGCTGTCGTTGTCCGATCTCGGCGTCGACCTGATGACGCTGTCGGCCCACAAGCTGGGCGGCCCGACCGGCGTCGGCGCCCTGATCCTGGCCGAAGGGCTGGAGCCCGAGACGCTGATCCGCGGCGGCGGACAGGAACGGCGCAAGCGTGCCGGCACGGAGAATCTGCTGGGCATCGTCGGTTTCGGCACCGCTGCGCGGCTGGCCTGCGATGGGCTGGCTGACGCCGCCGATCTCGCCGCCTTGCGCGACCGGCTGGAACGCGAGGCGCTGGCCGCCATCCCGCGCGCCCGCGTTATGGGGGCTGGTGCCGCACGGGTCGCCAACACCAGCTGCCTGATGCTGCCCGGCCTGCCCGGCGAGACCCAGGTGATGACGCTGGATCTTGCCGGCGTGGCGGTCAGCGCCGGGTCGGCCTGCTCCAGCGGCAAGGTGAAGCCGTCCCATGTTCTGGCGGCGATGGGCGAGGACGACCGGTCGGCCGCCAGCGCCATCCGGGTCAGCCTGGGCTGGATCAGTGACGACGAGGCAGTGGACCGCTTCCTGACCGCCTGGACAGCGATGGCTCGGCGAAGCACACCCGCGGATGGCTGACGATCCCGCCCGCCATGCCCGCCCGCCATGCCCGCGCGACCAACTGTCCCCTGCCCGGAAAGCCTGCATTCGCGCATTGCGCACGCTGCGGCTTATCGGTATGACCCCGCGGATGGCAGTGGTGGCCACATATCGGGTAAACCATCCCATCGGCCGAGATTTTCGGCGTTTTGACGGACTGCGCGCATGACCCGTTCCAAATCCGGGCCGCCCGGCAACAGCGGCGGCGGCATTTCCGGCGCCATCGCCGGCGATCTGGAGCCCTGCGGCACCTGCGGCCGCTCGGTGGCGCCGCGCGCCCTGTTCTGCCACGCCTGTGGCGCGGCACAGCCGCCGCGGCCGCTCGACCCCTTCACCCGGCTGGGGCTGGAACGCCGCTTCGACATCGATCTGGAGCAGTTGTCGAAGCAGCATGCCGGCTTCACCCGCGCCATGGACCCGGAGCGCTTCGCCGCCCGCGGTCCGCGCCAGCAGGCCAACGCCAAGGCCCAGGTCGAGGCCCTGCGCGACGCCTTCGAGGTGCTGCGCGATCCGATCCGCCGTGCCCATGCGCTGCTGGCCCTGCTGGGCGGCACGCCGGCGGTCGGCGACGAGGACGGCGACGAGGAGATCGACGATCTCGCAACGCGGCTGGCACGCGCCGACGACGTGCTGGAACTGGACCGCATCGGGCTGGACCTCAGCCAGCGGGTCGAGGCTTGCATCAAGTATCTCACCCCGGCCTTCCGCAAGGCGCAAACCGCCGCCAGCCCCGACAGCCCGTCGGCCGCCGACGGTGCCGCCCGCATCCTTGCCCGGCTGGAACGGCTGGAGGCGCTGGCCGCCGAGGTCCGCGGCCGCCGCGCCGCCCGGACGACGCCACGGCCCTGAACCCTTCTTCTTTCCCTTGCAAACACATCCCTACAACCAAGCTAGGCAACCTTAAAGGAATGAGGACCCCATGCCCAAGATGACCTTCATCGAGACCGACGGCACCCGCCGCGAGGTGGACGCCCCGCTCGGCCTGTCCGTGCTGGAGATCGCGCACAAGAACAGCCTGGATCTGGAAGGCGCCTGCGAGGGCTCGCTGGCCTGCTCCACCTGCCATGTCGTGATCGAGCCGGAGTGGTTCGACGTCCTGCCGGACGCGCAGGAGGACGAGGAGGACATGCTGGACCTCGCTTTCGGCCTGACCAAGACCTCGCGCCTGGGCTGCCAGATCATCATGACCGAAGAGCTGGACGGTCTGGTCGTCCGCCTGCCGGGCGGCAGCAACAACGCGATGAAGTGACGGTCCGGGGGACCCCTGTTCCGGCCGCCGGGACGACGTCGCGCCGACGTGATGCCCGGCGGCCCATTTCCTGTCTTTTCCGGGCGCCTGCCCGCCTTATATAGGGCGCCATGAACTCCCTCGGTCTTTCAAAGCGCCCCCAGGACACCCGCGTCGTCGTCGCGATGTCCGGCGGGGTGGATTCCTCCGTCACCGCAGCGGTGCTGCGGGAGGAGGGGTATGACGTCGTCGGCATCACGCTGCAGCTTTACGACCACGGCCTCGCCCTGCAGAAGCCGGGCGCCTGCTGTGCCGGCCAGGACATCTACGACGCCCGTCAGGTCGCCGACCGCATCGGCATCCCGCATTACGTCCTCGATTACGAAGGCCGCTTCAGCCAGGACGTGATGGATGATTTCGCCGACAGCTACCTGCGCGGCGAGACGCCGATCCCCTGCGTGCGCTGCAACCAGCGCGTCAAGTTCCGCGACCTGCTGAACACCGCTCGCGACCTTGGCGCCGACGCGCTCGCCACCGGCCATTACGTCCGCCGCATCGCCGGTCCGCAGGGGGCGGAACTGCATCGCGCCGTCGATCCCGCCAAGGACCAGAGCTATTTCCTGTTCGCCACCACGCGCGAGCAGCTGGAGTTCCTGCGCTTCCCGCTCGGCGGCCTGACCAAGCCGGAGACCCGCGCCCTGGCCGAGCGCCACGGGCTGGAGGTGGCCGCAAAACCCGACAGCCAGGACATCTGCTTCGTCCCCAACGGCAATTACGCAGAGGTGGTGGCGAAGCTGCGCCCCGGCTCCGTCGAGCCCGGCGACATCGTCCATGTCGACGGCCGCGTCCTGGGCCGCCACAAGGGCGTCGTCCATTACACGGTGGGCCAGCGCAAGGGGCTGGGCATCGGCGGCATTCGCGGCCAGGAGGAGGAGGCGCTCTACGTCGTCCGCCTGGAACCCGCCCGCCGCCGCGTCGTGGTCGGCCCGCGCCGCGATCTTGCCCGTTCGCTGGTGATGGTGCGCGACGTGAACTGGTTGGGTCCCGATCTGGCCGAGGGAGCCGGCATCGAGGTTTCTGTGAAGCTCCGCTCCGCCCAGCCGGCGGCCCCTGCCCTGTGGCGCGCCGGTCCGGACGGCACCGCCCAGGTGGAGCTTCTGGAGGCCCAGCACGGCATCGCGCCCGGCCAGGCCTGCGTCGTCTATCAAGGCGACCGTGTGCTGGGCGGCGGTTGGATTTCCAGCACCGCCGGCGGCGTGGCCGAGGGTGCCGCCAGGGCCATGGAGGCAGGTGAAACGACGGCCTGAATCAGGGGGTTATGCGAGTTTCCGCTGGTCGGCCGAAAAAAATCGCACCCCCCGAAAATTCCGCGTTGACAGCCCAAGTCGCCCTATCCTATATAGCGGCTCCCGGCGGCAACGACGGGACACGATGGTAGCCACGGCGGCGGAAACGCCAATAACGGCGAACACGATGGCAGCGTAGCTCAGTGGTAGAGCAGGGGAATCATAATCCCTTGGTCGGGGGTTCAAATCCCTCCGCTGCTACCATCATGGAAACCCCCCTGATTTCCGAAAGGAAGTCAGGGGGTTTTCTTTTCATGGTGTCAGATCGACCCGGCGCCGACCATGGTTCAACATGTGCTTCAGCGGCTGCAAAAGCCGGTGGTGCCCTACCCCTGCATCGACTTGGGCAGCGCGATCTGCGGTTCGACCTCCACCCGGTTGCGGCCGGCGTTCTTGGCGCGGTAGAGCGCGGCATCGGCGCGGGCCAGCATCGGTTCGATGCCGCTGTCGGTGCCGGTCAGCCAACTCAGGCCCAGGCTGACCGTCAGGTGCAATTCACCTCCGTCCTCACGCTTCACCGGCTTCGCGGCGATCGCCTGACGCAGGCGCTGGGCGGCGGCAAAGGCGTTCACTGGCGGGGTCTCCGGCATCACCACGGCGAACTCCTCGCCGCCCAGCCGGCCGATCAGGTCGCAGGATCGCAGCGTCTCCTTGCAGGCGCGCACCGTCGTGCGGATCGCCTCGTCACCGGTGGCATGGCCGTGGCTGTCGTTGACCCGCTTGAAATGGTCGATGTCCAGCATCACCACCGACAGCGGACGCTGGTATCGTCGCGAGCGGGTGAACTCTTCAGCCCCCCTTTCCAGGAAACGGCGGCGGTTCATGGCGCCGGTCAGGGCGTCGGTGGTCGCCAGCCGCTCCAGGTCGCGCTGCATCGCCACAACGCGCGAGGCCGCCAGCAACCGCGCCGCCGTCCATTTCCAGTCCAGCGGCTTGCGTAGAAACTCATCGGCGCCCGCCTCGACCAACTCGTGGAACTGGTCGGTCATGCTGCCGGGGATCATCAGGATCAGATAGAGATGGCGGAGCCCCTGGGCGGTGCGCAGGTGCCAGCACAGTTCCAGCCCCGTCATGTCGGCCAGACGGATGTCGGCCATCACCACGTCGAACCGCTCACCTGCGACAGCTTCGATGGCGGCGGCCCCGCTGTGAACCACACAGGTGGCGTAACCGAGCTTGTTCAGCTCATACACCATCATGGTCAGGTGACGTGGTGAATCGTCGACGATCAGAATCCGCAAATCGAAAGCTCCCGGCGATCCCTGCCCGTTTATGGAGCATGAAGCCGGACGTGTGCAAATCTCCTTAACATCATGTCGCCGGCCGATAACGAAATTCCGATGTGTCATACGCAAATATGCTCGATGTCGGACCGATCCATGCGCCGCGTGGCCGATGTCATGCTTTTGCACATGTTGCTTACAGGGTCGGCCGGTTGGTACTGTCCCATTCAATATGTTCGCGGAACAAGCGGACGATCCATACGGGAGGCACGACCATGGACAGCGCGCGCGCGGCCCACATCGATGAACTCGTCCGGGTCTCCACTGGCCGGGTCTCCGCCGGAGTACGGTCCACCCGCGATCCGATCATCGAAAACTCCTGGCGCCGCTGCGTCGCCGACCACAAGCTGGATCCCACCGTCGGGCGCGAAGCCCACATCCTGCCGCAGGAGCGGCTGCGCGAGCATCGCGACGCGATGGACGAGTTCCTGCGCATGGCCCGCTTCGGGCTGGAGGCGCTTTACCGGCAGGTCGCCGGCATGGGCTATGTCCTGTTGCTGACCGACAGCAATGGCGTCACGGTGGACTTCATCGGCGACCCGACCTTCGACAACCATCTGCGCCGCGCCGGCCTGTATCTGGGGGCGGACTGGAACGAGGGGCATGCCGGCACCTGCGCGGTCGGCACCTGCATCGCCACCGCCCAAGCGCTGACCGTCCACCAGACCGACCATTTCGACTCCACCCACATTCCGCTGACCTGCACCGCCGCACCGGTCTTCGACAGTGGTGGCGAGCTGGCGGCCGTGCTGGACATCTCCGCCCTCCATTCGCCGGAACCGAAGATCAGCCAGTATCTGGCGCTGCAGATGGTGCGCGCCTATGTCCACAAGATCGAAACTGCCAACCTCTACAACAATTTCCGTCGCGACTGGGTGGTGAAGCTGTCCGCATCGCAGGAGTTCGCGGAGGTCGATCCCGACTTCGTGCTGGCGCTGGACGGCAGCGGCCGGGTGGTCGGTTTCAACCACCGGGCCCATGATCTGCTGGCGGAGGACGGGGTATCGCCACTCGGCCGGTCCTTCGCCGAGTTGTTCGATTGCGAGGTGGATGATCTGGTCCATTTCGTCCGCTCACTGCCGACCGAACAGCGCACGCTGCGCCTGCGCCGCACCGGCCTGCCGCTGTTCGCCCAGGCGATGCCGCCGCCCGCCGTGTCGCTGCCGCGCAGCCATGCGCCGGATCACGCCGGCGACCCGCTGCCGGAACCGTTGCGGGTGGTCTCCGGCGGCGATCCGGCGCTTAAGGCGGTGCTGACGCGGGCGGCAAAGCTGGTGAACACCCGCATGAGCCTGCTGATCCATGGCGAGACCGGCACCGGCAAGGAACATCTGGCCAAGGCCCTGCACCGGGCCAGCGTCCGCCGCAACAAGCCCTTCGTCGCCGTCAACTGCGCCGCCCTGCCGGAGAACCTGATCGAAAGCGAGCTGTTCGGCTACGAGCCCGGCTCCTTCACCGGGGCGACGGCGCGGGGCAAGAAGGGGCTGATCCTGGAAGCCGACGGCGGCACCCTGTTCCTCGACGAAATCGGCGACATGCCGCTGTCGTCGCAGACCCGCCTGCTGCGCGTGCTGGCCGAGCGGGAGGTGACGCCGATCGGCCGGACCAGGGCAGTGTCGGTGGACGTCCGGGTCATCGGCGCCACCCACCGCGATCTTGTCGATTTGGTCAAGGCCGGCAGGTTCCGCGACGACTTGTACTTTCGTCTCAACGGCGCGGTGTTCACCGTGCCGCCCCTGCGCCAGCGCGGCGACCTGGACTGGCTGATCGAACGGCTGCTGGCCGAACGGGCAGAGCGTGACGGCGTCGGCTACCGACTGACCCCGGCGGCGCTGGCGGCGCTGCGTGGGCACGGCTGGCCGGGCAATGTACGGGAGCTCGTGAACGCGCTGGATTATGCCTGCGCGGTCAGCGACGGCGGGCTGATCGACCTCGCCGACCTGCCGGAGCCGGTGCAGCACAGCGGCCTGTTCCAGGCTTGGCCGCAAGAGGCAGTGCAGACGGTGGCGGACGAGGACCCGGCAGCCCGGCTGCGCGAGACGCTGCGGCGGCACCATTGGAACGTGTCGGCGACGGCGCGCGCGATGGGAGTCGACCGCTCGACCGTCCATCGGCAGATGCACCGCTTCGGCATCGTGGCGCCGCATCGGGCGGAGTGAGGGTCGGGGTGGGGGCAAACGCCCCCCAAAAAAAACCTCCCCTTACCCCACCGCCCCGAACCCGCCGCCGCCGGGCGTCTCGACCACCAGGGCGTCGCCCGGACGCATAGCGGTGCTGTCCTGAGAGGCCAGTTCCTGCACGCTGCCGTCGGTGCGCTGGACCCAGCTCCGGCCGACGGCACCATCGGCGCCGCCCTTCAGGCCGAAGGGAGCGACCTTGCGGTGGTTGGCGAGGATGGCGGCGGTCATCGGCTCCAGGAAGCGCAGGCGGCGGATGACCCCGTCGCCACCACGCCAGCGCCCTGCCCCGCCGGAGCCGCGGCGGATGCGGAAGCTCTCCACCAACACCGGGAAGCGCCATTCCAGCACCTCCGGGTCGGTCAGGCGCGAGTTGGTCATATGGGTCTGCACCGCGTCGGTGCCGTTGAAGCCGTTGCCGGCGCCCGAGCCGCCGCAGACCGTCTCGTAATACTGGTGCCACTCGTTGCCGAAGGTGGTGTTGTTCATCGTCCCCTGGGCCGAGGCCATCACCCCCAGCGCGCCGAACAGCGCATCGACGATGCACTGGCTGGTCTCCACATTGCCGGCCACCACCGCGGCGGGCGGGTTGGGCGACAGCATGGAGCCCGGCGGTATAACGATCTCGATCGGGCGCAGGCACCCCTCGTTCATCGGGATC from Azospirillum sp. TSH100 carries:
- a CDS encoding Rrf2 family transcriptional regulator, whose product is MRLSTKGRYAVMAMVDLAATSQGSPVALADIAERQEISLSYLEQLFAKLRKGGLVKSVRGPGGGYLLAHPADATRVSDIILAVDEPIRTTRCANGTPQGCRTNRSRCLTHDLWEELGNQIHMYLSSVTVADVVERRIIGTSGLNLLRPAPTADNTAVAAAE
- a CDS encoding alpha/beta hydrolase — encoded protein: MPEVLFNGPAGRLEGRYTHGKQPNAPVALLLHPHPQHNGTMNNKVVFTLFQSFTKRGYSALRFNFRGVGRSQGTYDKGEGELADAAAALDWLQTYNPNAPLCWIGGVSFGAWIGMQLLMRRPEIDGFVSVSPPANLFDFSFLAPCPSSGLIIHGDKDEVVPQAAVTKLVTKLSHQKDIRIDHRVVPGASHFFVNRTDDLATQVDDYLDKALGNPIAAVAE
- the cysE gene encoding serine O-acetyltransferase, which gives rise to MRAADYTTAGDGVFKHLREEIDGIMARDPAARSRLEVALCYPGLHAIVLHRIARRARDAGWHTTARLISQIARSLTGIEIHPGATIGRRFFIDHGMGVVIGETAEIGDDVMLYHGVTLGGTSLNPGKRHPTLGDGVIVGAGAKILGAITIGRGARIGANAVVVADVPADTAVVGIPAKPVVARDRAETRKFMPYGTPCGDIPDPVARALTGLLDQVTALQTRVDELEADRPAASLPRSTPAPLETVASHVGMHEAQGESR
- a CDS encoding diguanylate cyclase — protein: MRILIVDDSPRHLTMMVYELNKLGYATCVVHSGAAAIEAVAGERFDVVMADIRLADMTGLELCWHLRTAQGLRHLYLILMIPGSMTDQFHELVEAGADEFLRKPLDWKWTAARLLAASRVVAMQRDLERLATTDALTGAMNRRRFLERGAEEFTRSRRYQRPLSVVMLDIDHFKRVNDSHGHATGDEAIRTTVRACKETLRSCDLIGRLGGEEFAVVMPETPPVNAFAAAQRLRQAIAAKPVKREDGGELHLTVSLGLSWLTGTDSGIEPMLARADAALYRAKNAGRNRVEVEPQIALPKSMQG
- a CDS encoding ferredoxin family 2Fe-2S iron-sulfur cluster binding protein; this encodes MPKMTFIETDGTRREVDAPLGLSVLEIAHKNSLDLEGACEGSLACSTCHVVIEPEWFDVLPDAQEDEEDMLDLAFGLTKTSRLGCQIIMTEELDGLVVRLPGGSNNAMK
- a CDS encoding cysteine desulfurase family protein codes for the protein MTTPPIAPFVPSFRRTGVYLDHNATAPLKPEVKAAMGQAMDLVGNPSSVHAFGRSARRAVEEARAAVASLVGVKPAQVLFTGSGTEANNFALRGFPGRRLLTSAIEHESVLAARPDADRFGVSRDGVADLDDLERRLAGSDAPPLVSLMLVNNETGVIQPVADAARIARAHAALLHCDAVQAAGRLPLSLSDLGVDLMTLSAHKLGGPTGVGALILAEGLEPETLIRGGGQERRKRAGTENLLGIVGFGTAARLACDGLADAADLAALRDRLEREALAAIPRARVMGAGAARVANTSCLMLPGLPGETQVMTLDLAGVAVSAGSACSSGKVKPSHVLAAMGEDDRSAASAIRVSLGWISDDEAVDRFLTAWTAMARRSTPADG
- the mnmA gene encoding tRNA 2-thiouridine(34) synthase MnmA, translating into MNSLGLSKRPQDTRVVVAMSGGVDSSVTAAVLREEGYDVVGITLQLYDHGLALQKPGACCAGQDIYDARQVADRIGIPHYVLDYEGRFSQDVMDDFADSYLRGETPIPCVRCNQRVKFRDLLNTARDLGADALATGHYVRRIAGPQGAELHRAVDPAKDQSYFLFATTREQLEFLRFPLGGLTKPETRALAERHGLEVAAKPDSQDICFVPNGNYAEVVAKLRPGSVEPGDIVHVDGRVLGRHKGVVHYTVGQRKGLGIGGIRGQEEEALYVVRLEPARRRVVVGPRRDLARSLVMVRDVNWLGPDLAEGAGIEVSVKLRSAQPAAPALWRAGPDGTAQVELLEAQHGIAPGQACVVYQGDRVLGGGWISSTAGGVAEGAARAMEAGETTA
- a CDS encoding molecular chaperone DnaJ → MTRSKSGPPGNSGGGISGAIAGDLEPCGTCGRSVAPRALFCHACGAAQPPRPLDPFTRLGLERRFDIDLEQLSKQHAGFTRAMDPERFAARGPRQQANAKAQVEALRDAFEVLRDPIRRAHALLALLGGTPAVGDEDGDEEIDDLATRLARADDVLELDRIGLDLSQRVEACIKYLTPAFRKAQTAASPDSPSAADGAARILARLERLEALAAEVRGRRAARTTPRP
- a CDS encoding sigma-54-dependent Fis family transcriptional regulator, whose product is MDSARAAHIDELVRVSTGRVSAGVRSTRDPIIENSWRRCVADHKLDPTVGREAHILPQERLREHRDAMDEFLRMARFGLEALYRQVAGMGYVLLLTDSNGVTVDFIGDPTFDNHLRRAGLYLGADWNEGHAGTCAVGTCIATAQALTVHQTDHFDSTHIPLTCTAAPVFDSGGELAAVLDISALHSPEPKISQYLALQMVRAYVHKIETANLYNNFRRDWVVKLSASQEFAEVDPDFVLALDGSGRVVGFNHRAHDLLAEDGVSPLGRSFAELFDCEVDDLVHFVRSLPTEQRTLRLRRTGLPLFAQAMPPPAVSLPRSHAPDHAGDPLPEPLRVVSGGDPALKAVLTRAAKLVNTRMSLLIHGETGTGKEHLAKALHRASVRRNKPFVAVNCAALPENLIESELFGYEPGSFTGATARGKKGLILEADGGTLFLDEIGDMPLSSQTRLLRVLAEREVTPIGRTRAVSVDVRVIGATHRDLVDLVKAGRFRDDLYFRLNGAVFTVPPLRQRGDLDWLIERLLAERAERDGVGYRLTPAALAALRGHGWPGNVRELVNALDYACAVSDGGLIDLADLPEPVQHSGLFQAWPQEAVQTVADEDPAARLRETLRRHHWNVSATARAMGVDRSTVHRQMHRFGIVAPHRAE
- the mlaD gene encoding outer membrane lipid asymmetry maintenance protein MlaD, giving the protein MRRNVIETVLGGVVLAVAAVFLAFAYKSADLRKVQGYDVTANFNSITGLQSGADVRISGVKVGTVTALTLDPTSYQAVVHLSVDNSVKLPKDTAAVIASESLLGGKFLSLEPGGDPDAIKPNGKIEFTQSTPGLEQLLGQVIFSLQSMSKSGDQANGQQGQAPAQPPKL
- a CDS encoding DUF2155 domain-containing protein, whose product is MTRLSTILRPAAGLLGAAALLASVAVQAAPVPSQMIERPAAKLQWLDKVTARTSTFTMKVGETKAMSSLRITLRACRENPPIETPESAAFLEVTEIKPGEQAEQVFSGWMFASSPALSAMENPIYDVWVLGCEQ